The genomic DNA GTTCGTGGCCCTGGATGGCTCGCTCGTCCGCGTGAACAACCTGCGCTTCGAGTACACCACGGAGGACGTGCACAACTTCGAGGTCGACGCCCAGGATCTGGCCGGCCACATCATCGCCGCCGAGGGTGTGCTCGTGGGCGATCTGGCCTGGCAGAACCAGTTGAGCCGGGAACTCGGCTCGATCGCCGTCCGTCGCTGAGCCTCGCTGCTTCCCCCCGTCCGACGAGCGCGGTGCCTTGCCTGGCCGCCTCGTCGGGCTCTCCGTCTCCCAAAGAGAACAACCATGTCCCTTGGCAAGGCAAAGTGGGCGGGTGCCGCGCTGGTCGCGACCGCGCTCGTCATTGGATTCGCATTTCGCGGCGACCCTGTTTCCGCGCCGCCCACTCCCCAGCCCGTCCTCAAGTCCGTGGCCGCGCCGACCGAGGCCATGGCCCGCATGGAGGTCCAGGCGGCCAAGACCGCTCGCGAGCGCCTCGCGCGGATTCCCGAGCCCGTCGTTCCCCAGACAGTGGGTGGCTTCGCTCCGGAGGAAATCGCGAAGGTGTCAGGGGTGTATCGGGAGATGCTCGCCGTGCAGGGTCTCTACAACCAGCGGCTGTCCCGGGAGCGCCTGGTGGCGCGTGTTCTCGAGACCTCCCAGGGCGTGGACATCGCCGCCAGAACCCTGACGGATCCGTCCTTCGCCCGGGAAGCTTTTGGGGAGAGCCAGGCGGAAGCCCGTTTCTTCTCGATCGATGTCTTGAAGGCGGCCGCGCGCAAGGGAGACGCGGCTCCGTTGGAGCGCTCCACCGAGGCCGTTGCTCAACAACTGTCCCAGTCGGATGATGGAACCACTCCCCTCGACGCGGGCCGGTCCGCTGACTTGCGCGACATGGTTCGGGCCTACATTGAGGTCAAGGGCGTGGAGGCTTTCTCCGACGGGAACTCCCGGCTCGTGAGCGCGATGGGTTACTCGCCCACCAGTTCCCCTCGTGTGAAGTCGCTGTATGACGAGGTCCTCTTCATCCGCCTCCGGCAGCAGTTTGGCCGTGAGCGTGCCGCTTCCATGACCGCCGCCCTTCTGGATCGCTGAGAGTCCATGTTCCGCCCCTTCCTGCTGACTTCCTTCGCCTCGTTCTTCATCTCCACTACGGCGTGTTCCGCCGAGACCCGGCCGTTACAGCCCGAGGACGCGGGCCTTCCTCCTCAGTCGCTCAAGGATCGCATCGCGGCCCGGAAGGCCCAGGTCGAAGCGGATACCTGCTTCCAGACCGCGCCGGACGACTCCGTGTGTGATTGGGGGGATTTCCCCTATGATCCCAACGAGTTCTCGATGGCGGAGAACACCGGAGAGGCCATCCTCATCATCGATGACTTCCCGGAGTTGCCGCCCCGGGCCATCCGCTACAAGAACCGGCTCAAGGGATTCTACCGGGCGGACTCGGGGGGCGGCATCTCTCCTGTCTCCTTCTCCTGGCACGCCCCGGTGGTTCTCCATGAGACGCTCAGCGAGTTCGCCTCTCCGGACTTCATCCCGGCTGAATGGCTCCGTCCACTCGGGGCCCCCGTGGAGAACGTCTACGTCAACTACTCCTTCCAGGGCGCGGGCCACGGCAACTACGTCTTCTCGGCCCTCATCGAGTCCAACCCGCATCAACCCGTCGTGGTGCTCGATCAGCTGAAATACTCCCAGTTCGCGCTCACGGAGTTCTGTGACACCTCGGGGACCAGTGACTCCATCTCGCGTCTGCGCGCCAGGTCCCAGCGTGTCGCGGACAGTCTTCGTCAGCTCATGAGCGCGCACAACGTGCGCTTCGTGAATGTCAGCGCGGGAGAGTCGCTCGAGACGATGCGGGGGCGATGGGCGCAGTCCTGCGGTGGTGCCACGCCGAGCGACAGCCTCCTTCGCAAGAAGTTGAACGCCTACGAGCCCATCGTCGACGCGCTCTACAACACGCCCGGTGTGTTCGCCGCGCAGGCGTCGATCGACGCCTCCAACGTCCAGGACAACCCCTTTGATTTTCCCCTGGCGAAATACCCCAACCGGCTCCTGGTGGGATTCTTCACCTCGCTCGAGTCGGGCCTGGATGCGAGTGGCAGGGGCTCTTCGTCCCTGACGGGATGGCCGGCGCGGCAGACCGTCGACCTCTATCTGAACAGCGGGGTGCTGCCCAGCCGTCCCTTCAACTACAACGCGACGCCGCTGCTCCAGGTGAACGTGTTCGGCGTCGACATCTTCCCCATCACCCGGACCACCACCTCGTGGATCACGCCCCTGGCCCTCTCGCGCTTCATTCATCTGCGCTACGGGGATTCACGGTTCAGCGGACATGCGATGTCCAACGCGCTCATCCAGAACATTCGCGAGGTGATGATTCCCGGTGGTTGTAGCGCTCAGCCCAATGGCCGTTGCGCCTATCAGGATCCGCTCAAGCACGGGCAGATCGAGGCGGTGCGCCTGGGCTATCGCGACACGGAGTACCTGGAACCCCTTTCTCAGCAGTCGACGTCGTCCTCTCGGTGGATGGAGCATTCTCAATGAAGAAGATCTCAAGTGTCCTGGCCATGGCCGTTCTGCTCAGCTCGGGTGTCTCCGCCGCGGAGGAGCCGGTCGAGGTGTCGTTCATCGATAACGGTGGGCTCAACTACAAGGTGAACCCCTCGGGCTTCACGATCTCCAACTCGTTCGGCAGCTTTCAGGGCGGGGGGTATCTGGTCCCTCGTGACTCCAAGCTGCGCAATGGGTGCTTCATCACCACCCCGTGGCTTCAGGTGAACCATGGGAATGGGCAGGCGTTGGCCTTTCCTCACTTCACCCTGGAGTGGTGGGGAGACCTCCACCCGGTGCAGCACATCGATCAGACCGTGCTGCGGCTTCAGCTCGAGGTGAAGCGGCCCAATGGCACCACGTCGCAGGTTCGCAGCTACGTGCACACGGGTCTGATGACCCTTCAGCCCCGGGCGTACTACCCGGATGGGTGGGTGTCCTACTACGGCCGTCTGGACAATCCCTCGGCCCAGGGAAACACGAACTTCGGGAGCATCAGCGTCAACAACGGAGACGAGGTCCGCTACAGCGTGTGTGACCTCTACGAGGGTGGCAAGCTCCTCGTGAACGACGTGCAGGTGACGACCTACCCCGTGTTCTAGGAGGTGACTGCCATGAAGCCTTTCCTTTCGTTCGCCGCCGCCGCGGTCTGTCTGCTGGGCGCCGAGGCCCATGCCTTCGGTGAGAACCTGCTGTCCTGCCAGAACGGCGGGTTCATCCTGAACAAGTGCACGCTGCTCAAGCTGCCCTTCGCCACGCCCGTGGTCGAGGATGGCACCACCTTCGAGACGACGTACACCGTCACCTACGATTTCGCCTGCACGGGTCACTCGGTGTACGTCGGGGTCTCCACGGGGCAGCAGTTCGTGCCCTTCGTGATGGGCGCCCGGAACGCGACGCTCACGCTCAACGGCAGTGGCCGGGTCGAGTCGTATGATCCGGACCCGTTGGCCACCCAGCGCTTGAGCTTCAAGCCGGGCTGCTCGCTGACGGTATCCAAGGCCACCGTCTTCCCCTCGGGCAATACCCTGGTGCTGTGGACGTCCCAGGCCCAGTCCCAGGCCCGGATCATCGGCCTGCTCGCCAACCAGTACCTGCTGTCCAAGGACTACCTGGCGCTCGCGTCCTGGGACGACTCGAAGCTCATCCTCCTGCGGGACAAGCTCGAGGGGCTCGTCGCCGCCTTCCCGACCAACATCCACTACAAGGTCATGCTCGACTCGGTGAAGAGCGCACTCGCCAACGCTCCGCCTCCTTACTCCAACGAGCAACTGGCCGAGTCGGGTGAGGAAGTCGTCGCCGACCTCCGCGAGGAACTCGACGCGGAAGTCGTCAAGGGACAGAACCTCGTCAACCGCTTCATCCGTTGGCAGCAGCAGGCGGAGCAGTCCCTCGTGGACGCGCTCGCCAATGTTCCGGCGGCCTAGCCGTCCACCGTTTCCCGACAAGCCACATGGGTCCACGAGGGCTCTTTCCGGGGGCACCGGCATCGCCGGCCGCGTCCGTGAGGGCCTTCGTGTGTCTTGGGGAAGAGATCCGGCCGTTCAATTCAACCAGGGTCTGGCCCATGGGCCGGACTGGCATGGCGGCGACCCGGGCCGGCGGAGTCCATCGCTCCATGCAGAGTGGGGGAGTACCATGAGACGTTGGATGATGTGTCTGTTGTTGACAGGCTCGCTCGCGGCGCCAGGAATCGCCGCGGCCGCCAATGGCGATGATTTCGCCGTGCGGGAGGAGCAGGCCTTGCGCGCCTATTCCTCGGCCATCAATCAGTCGCAGCGCCATGGGCGTTACCGTCAGGCCCGTGCCCTCTTCCTGACCCAGTCCGGCAACATCAGCTCCCGGGTCGAGGCGTGGGAGAAGGCCTCCCAGCAGTGGGTGCTGGGTTGGTACAAGGTGATGGCGCTCGCGGATCTCCAGAAGAACATCTCGTATGCGCAGTTCGAGGCGGAGCTGCAGCAACTGCTGCGCGACCAGCACGACGGGTTGCTGCGGCTGTCGAACGACGCGAAGGTCGTGAAGGCCGCCGCCGACGGAGCCCTGGAGTTGCTCGGTCCGGCGAACACCGCCGCCGTTCCTCCGGAGCTCAGCCAGTACGCGAGCGTGGTGCAGGCGCTCACCCAGCGCGAGAACGAGCTGCGCACGGCCATCACCCAGACGTCGCAGATTCCCACGAGCCGGATGGCCCGGCACGAGACCGTGGCCCAGACCTCCCGTCAGGTGATACTCGCCCGGGTCCGGGTCGCGTTGCTCAAGACGGGCCGCTATCCGCTGGAGCAGACCCTCTCGTCGGTGCAGGCGCTGCTGGCCGCCGAGCAGGTCGTCGATCCCGTCATCGCGGCGCTCACGCAGGCGGAGAACGACATGAACCGCTTCGCGCTCAACCTCCAGGTATTCCATGTGGAGGAGTCGCTCACGCAGTCGCGCACCTTGTGCGCGAGCAGCCAGGCCAAGCTGGCTCCGCTCACCACGCCCGCTGCCTATGTGGCGCAGGCCAAGGCCCGGGCGACGCAGCTGTGCTCGGCCATCGAGGCCCACGCCAGCGGGTTGCTCTCCTACGGCATCCCGAAGGCGGACCTGGTGTACGAGTACATCACCGTCGAGAAGGCGTCGCTCACCTCCCTCTGCAAGACGTCCCAGGCGCCCGTGGCGTGCGAGAAGCTCGCCGTCCTCGCGTCCCTGACGCTGCCGGATCTCAAGGCCATGACCGACAAGAAGCTGCGCTTCGTGGAATTCGGCTGGAGCGAGCAGTTCAAGGCCGCCAAGAGCAACTGAGGGACTACCGACCATGAAGACACGAATCATCGCAGTGGCCATGTCGTCGTTCCTCTCGATGGCGACCCTCGGCTTCGCCAGCGAGGCGTCCGCCACGACGTGCCAGGACATCCAGGTCAACAAGAAGCCGCCCATCCCCTTCGTTCCCATCCCGATGAAGAATCCCCAGACGGGCGAGCCGTACCTGCCCAATGAGGAGATCGAGATCCGGCCGGGGGAGAAGATGCTCGCGGGCGACTTCTTCAACCAGATCAACGACCTCGAGTACGACCTCAACCAGTGGGGCTACTCGTTGCGCGACACGGATGCCGCGACCCTCGCCGAGCTCAAGACCTGTATCGAGTTGCTCTCCCAGCAGCGGGACTTGATCCTCGAGGACATCCGCGCGAACGGCATTGGTGAGTGGTCCCCCGAGGAGCGTCTCAAGCGGGTGGAAGCCGCCTGGAAGCGCTACCAGGACCAGCTTCCCTCCTGGGATGAGCTGTACGCGAAGGCGAACGACGAGAGCGTGAAGGTCTACCTGCCCGAGGTGCCGCCCTTCAGCGCGCCCGTGCCGCAGATCAAGCGCGCGGAGCTCAAGCCCGTCTTCAAGGAGCGCACCTGGTCGTTCGACGTGGGCGAGAAGTCGAAGTTCTGGGTGAACGCGCAAGCGAGTCTGTCCCTGCGGGCCAGCAAGGTGGACGCGGTGGGCGACGCGCGAGGCGGCGTCAACGCGGCGCTGATGGGCAAGTGGGAGGGAGAAGTGCTCTCCGCCCGTGCGCACGCGGAGGCGCCCTCCACGGCCGACGGCAAGCTGCAACTCGAGGTGCGCGGCCTGGGCAAGGTCCTCTGGAGCAAGAACTGGCAACTGCCGGGCATCCACTACGAGGACACGTTGGAGTGGCCGCTGGACTACAGCGTGGACTACCGCTTCGCCATCGGCCCCGTGCCCATGCGGGCCCGGGTGGGCTTCCGGGCCTCGGCTGGCGCGAAGTATGGCTACGACGTCCTTCCCCTCCAGGTGGGGGCGCATGCCGTGCCCTTCGTGGCGGCGGATGCCTACGCCCAGGTCGGCGTCGACATCGGCATCGCCGGGGGCGGCGTGGGTGGCCAGCTCATCCTCATCCAGGACTACGTCACCCTGCAGGGCGCGGCGCGGGTGGAGTTCGACGAGGAGCCCAGCCTCATCGTCGAGCTCATCGGCACCAACAGCATGACGGCGCTCAGCGGCCGCCTCTATGCCTACGCCTACATCAACTACCTCTTCGGCAAGTGGGAGGGGAAGTGGGACTTCTTCAAGTGGGAGGGCTTCCGCAAGGATGGTAACCTCTTCAACTTCAAGTGGGTGTGGACTCCCAGCGGTGTGACGGCCACGGGCGACCTCAAGGCCGAGGACATCATGGAGATCAAGCAGACCGAGGCGGAACTGCGGCTGCTGGAGATCGAGAACAAGTCCCAGGCGCAGCTGTGGAATACGATGAAGGCCATCTCGGATGACGCGAACAGCGCCGAGGCGGTGAAGGTGCTCACCGAGCAGGGTCGTCTGAACTCCATCGCCACCGGCGTGGATGAATCGCTGCGTCAGTACGAGACCGAGTTGAGGGGGTGGACGGAGTCATGAAGAAGCTAAGCGCGGGACTGCTCGTGGCTCTCGTTGGGGGAGCTCCTCTGGCATGGTGGAAATGGAGTCATGGGGATGCGGCGGAGTTGTCGCTCACGTGCATCCCAGGGCAGTCCCGCGCTTATGCCTTGTCGTATGAGTCGCGCGGACAGGTGTCGGATGCCACGTTCGGGCTGTCCCAGGGCGATGCGCCCGAGGGGCAGTCCGTCGAGACGGTGGTCCGGGGCCGTTGGCGCGAGACATGTGTGCGCGGTGATGCCAAGAGCCACGTGCTCGACGTCACCGTCGAGGACGCTCAGGGTCATTTCAGCGCCAAGGGTGGTATTGGCGGTGGGGGTGCGCCTTCCGACGTGCGCGAGCTGGTGGCGGGCCACAGCTACGTGGAACTGGGCGCGGATGGGACGGTGCGGGCCATCCACTTCGATCCGCGGATGTCTCCCCTGGGGCAGAACCTCCTCCGGGACATGCTCTCGCTGCGGTCGATGCGCTTGAGCGGTCTTGTCCAGGACGGAGGCAGCTGGACCTCCGAGGAGGAGGACTTCAATGGGCGCTACAGCGCGCCCTATACGCTGGAGCTGCCCGAGGAGGGCCTGGCCCGTATCACGAAGGGAACGCGGACCTACGCGGCCTCGGGCTCCACGCAGAAGCTGACGAAGGTGGCGCCTCTCGTGCGCGCGCTGCCCGCCACCGGCGGCGAGCTGGTGCTGGAGCTGGCCACGTTCCAGCCCCGGAGCTTGCGCTCCCACGTGGAAGTGGAACTCGTGGCGAGCTCGCGCACGATCGGTCAGTCCCTCAGCCACCTGGAGCTGACGCCCGCCGGGCAGGCCGCCGTGGCCGCGGTGGATGCGCGCAAGTTGCAAGAGGACTTCTCGGCCCGTACCGCGAGGGGCGTGCGGCCGGGTGACCTCGCCGCGCGCGACGCGGATGCGCGCATCGAGGAGCGAATCCAGCGCGAGGAACTGGGGAGCGAGACCTGGGCGTCCCTGCTGGAGAAGGCGGGCGAGTCGTCGCCGGACAGGGCGAAGCTCTTCCTCAAGTTCAAGGCCCTCTTCCTGCTGCATCCGGAGGCCTGCCGGGACGCGAGCGCGCTGCTCGCCACGTCCAAGGGTCCCCATGAAACGACGTTCCAGCTCGTGGCCGGCGCCCTGGCGTCCGCGGGGACTCCCGAGGCACAGCACGCCCTGGTGGCCGCCATCGACGCCACGAGTGACCGGCTTCCCCACCAGCGCACGTTGAGCTCGCTGCTGGGAACGGTGTCCAAGCCCACGCCGGACTCGGAGTCGCTGCTTCGCTCGCTCGTGAAGGGACATGCGCAGGACGAAGTGCGTGACACCGCGCGGCTGGCGCTCGGCAACGTGGCCCGGAGCCTCCAGGGGCAGGATCCCCAGCGGGCGGAGCGGCTCGTCCAGGACAGCATCGCGTTCGCCCAGAGCGCTTCGAGCCAGCAGGAGCGCGTGGTCGCGCTCCAGGCGCTCGGCAATACCGGGGCGCCCCAGGGGCTCGAGGTCCTCGCGCGAACGGTGAAGGAGCCGGACGCCACGCTGCGTCAGACGGGCGCCTCGGCGCTGCGCTTCATCGAGTCGGACGAGGCGGAGCGGATGTTGCTCGAACTGGCGACCCGGGATGCGTCCGATCGCGTGAGAGGGGAGGCGGTGTCCGCGCTGTCCTTCCGGACGCTCTCGCCCCAGACGGTGGCCGAGTTGCGGCAACAAGTCCGGAAGGATCCTTCCGAGTCCGTGCGGCAGTTGCTCGTCAAGGTGCTGGCGGATGAGGCGCCGCGCTACGCCGATATCACCCTGACGCTGGAAGAGGTCAGCCGGAATGATGCCTCGGCCTCGGTGCGCAAGCTGGCCACGCTCGTGCTGCTCCGGCTCAACGCCTCCGAGGGGTAGTCAGTCTGGTTGGGGAAAAGGAGATGGGTATGAAGAACCGTGGAATTTCGTCGGCCGTGTGGCTTGGAATCACCCTCTGCGCCCTGGGCCATGGCGATGTGGCGAAGGCCAGTGAGCCGGCCGAGCAGCGAGAGGCGCAGGGCGCTGTCGGTGACATGCGGCAGACGTCGATGGGCTTGTCCCAATTCCAGTCACTCGCCGTCCTGAGCGACCAGGCGGGACGCTGCGTGCAGGGCATCAGCGCCCAGGAGGCAGCCATGGAACTCGACTACGGCTATTCGATGGGCCTGATCTCCTACGATGCCTTCACCTGGGGGCACTACAACGATTACTATCCTGTGATTGATAGGCGAAACAACGTTGTCGCCGTCTGCAAATTCGGGGCGTCGATGAGCCTGGCTCAATTCCAGGCCCTTGCCGCTTCGAGCGATCAGGCAGGACGTTGCGTGCACGGCATCGGCAATCTCGAGTGCGTGGCTGAACTCGACTATGGCCTGAGCGTGGATCTGATCACCCTGGCGGCCTATCACTGGGGGATCAGCAGCGGCTACTACCCGGTCATCGATCGGTACAACCGAATCCAGGCCGTCTGTGGGTGCTGGTGAAGGGGAGGGGGTGCTGGCCGCTTCGTCGTGATGGTAGAACCAGCGCCCATGAAGATCCCATTCAAACTCGTCGTTCCGTTGTTGCTCTCGGCCTCCTTCGGCTGCGCCACCACGCAGAGCCGGTTCAATTCCGTGTACCCCGGGATGCCCTCGCGGGGGGTCGTGGAGACCATGGAGGGAGGGCCCAGCCGTGCCCAGGAGTTCGGGGATGGGTCCACCGCCTGGTACTACGGCGATGACTTCTGCCTGTTGCTACGCGACGACAAGGTCGTGGCCAAGGACAGCACCCAGGAGAAGGTCTCCGTGAACGCCGGCGTGGTCGCCCTCAAGGAAGTGCAGAAGGCGCAGTGCGCGCCCCCGGGCACGGCCGAGGTGCAGACGGAGCAGATGATCCGGACCCCCGTGGGCTCCTTCAAGGGCTCCATCGATCCCGAGGCCATCAAGAACAAGGCCCGGGAAACGAGGGATGCCCTGGTGGGCGACTCCGTGAAGTAATCCCGGGAGACCCACGACCATGTCGAACCCCATCCTCCCGCGCCGCACGGTGTTCCGGGGAGCCCTGCTGGCCGCGGCCGCGGCATTCAACCCCGTGGGCCGGAGCTGGGCCTCGGAGACGCGGCCCGGCTTCATCTCGCCTCCTCCTCTGGACGGTCAGCTCCTCCTGGATGACGCGGCGCGGACAGCGGCCGCGGAGGACTACGGCCACATCGTCCACCACAGGCCCTGGGCGGTGCTCGTCCCGGGCTCGGTGAACGACATCGTGAAGATGGTGCGTTTCGCGCGGAGCCACGGCCTGCGCATCGCCGGCTCGAGCGCCCTGGGTGACAGCCACTCCACGCAGGGCCAGGCCCAGGTGGCGGCGGGCATCGTCATCGACATGTCCGCGCTGTCCACCCTCCACTCCATCGACGCGACGAGCGCCTGGGTGGACGCGGGCGTGCAGTGGCTCCAACTGCTCAACGCCACCGTACTCCAGGGCAAGAGCCCGCCCACGTTGACGGACTACCTCGAGCTGAGCATCGGCGGCACCCTGTCGGTGGGGGGCATTGGCGGGCAGGCGTTCCGCTCGGGCCTCCAGGTGGACAACGTCCTGGAACTGGAGGTGGTCACCGGGCGGGGAGACCTCGTGCGCTGTTCACCCACGTCCCACAAGATGCTCTTCGACTCGGTCCGTGGAGGTCTGGGCCAGTTCGGCATCATCGTCCGGGCGCGGATCCGCCTGGTGGCGGTGCCCTCTCACGCGCGCACCTACACCGCGCTGTACAACAGCCTTCCCGCCTTCCTCGCGGACCAGAAGTCGCTCACCGACGATGGCCGCTTCGACTACGTCGAGGGCTCCGTCGTGACGGCGGCCGATGGCTCCCGATCCTTCCAGCTCGAGACGGTGAGGTACTTCGACCCCCGTGCTCCGCCCGATGACGCGGCGCTGCTCGCGGGTCTGGCCTTCCAGCCGGGCACCGCGCGGGCGACGGACACGAGCTACTTCGACTTCGTCAATCGGCTGGCGCCGCTCGTCGCCTTCCTCAAGGCCCAGGGGCTCTGGAGCCTGCCGCACCCGTGGTTGAACGTGTTCGTTCCCCAGGCGCGCGCGGCCACCTTCGTGCAGTACGTGCTCGACAACACCCCTCCCGAGGAGATCGGCGAGGATCCCGTGCTGCTCTACGCCTTCCGGCCTTCGCGGCTCACCGCGCCCTTCGTGCGCGTGCCCCTGGGCTCCCACGCCTTCCTCTTCTCCCTCTTGCGCACCGCCAACCCGGGCACGCCGGGGAACGTGGCGGCGCTGCTCGCGAAGAACCAGCTCTTCCTCGACAAGCTCAAGCAGTTGGGTGGAAAGGCCTACCCCATCAGCTCGGGGCCTCGGACGCCCGCTGAATGGCGCCAGCACTTCGGCGTGCGCTGGCCCTGGTTCGCCATCGCCAAGCGGGCGTTCGATCCGGACAACGTGCTCACGCCGGGGCAGGGCATCTTCGCGTAACGCCCAGCGCCGGGCTCGCTAGGCACCCGAGGACAAGGGCTCGTGGGCTGGCGAAGCCACGGGCACGGTGAAGAAGAAGGTGCTCCCTCGGCCGGGCTCGCTCTCCACCCAGATGCGCCCCGCGTGCGCCTCGACGAGGCCCCGGGTGATCGACAGCCCGAGCCCAGCCCCGCGTCGATCTCCTCGCCGTGCCTGCCAGAAGCGGTCGAAGAGGTGCTCGATCGCCTCGGGGGCGATGCCGGGCCCGGTGTCACGGACCCAGAAGCGGATCATCTCTCCATCCACCTGAGCCCCGAGCGTGATCTGACCACCGCTCGGAGTGAACTTCAGCGCGTTGCCGAGCAGGTTGGAGAAGACCTGCAGGAGCCGATCCCGGTCCGCGCGCACCCACGGCAGCTCCTCGGGCACGTCGAGGGTCAGTTGGAGCTCGGACGCCAATGGGCGCGCCGCCTCGAAGGCATCCTGGAGGAGGGCGGACGTGGGTTCCGGTTGCACCACGACGGCCAACTGGCCTGCTTCCATGCAGGTCACGTTCAGCAG from Melittangium boletus DSM 14713 includes the following:
- a CDS encoding FAD-binding protein: MSNPILPRRTVFRGALLAAAAAFNPVGRSWASETRPGFISPPPLDGQLLLDDAARTAAAEDYGHIVHHRPWAVLVPGSVNDIVKMVRFARSHGLRIAGSSALGDSHSTQGQAQVAAGIVIDMSALSTLHSIDATSAWVDAGVQWLQLLNATVLQGKSPPTLTDYLELSIGGTLSVGGIGGQAFRSGLQVDNVLELEVVTGRGDLVRCSPTSHKMLFDSVRGGLGQFGIIVRARIRLVAVPSHARTYTALYNSLPAFLADQKSLTDDGRFDYVEGSVVTAADGSRSFQLETVRYFDPRAPPDDAALLAGLAFQPGTARATDTSYFDFVNRLAPLVAFLKAQGLWSLPHPWLNVFVPQARAATFVQYVLDNTPPEEIGEDPVLLYAFRPSRLTAPFVRVPLGSHAFLFSLLRTANPGTPGNVAALLAKNQLFLDKLKQLGGKAYPISSGPRTPAEWRQHFGVRWPWFAIAKRAFDPDNVLTPGQGIFA
- a CDS encoding HEAT repeat domain-containing protein; the encoded protein is MSDATFGLSQGDAPEGQSVETVVRGRWRETCVRGDAKSHVLDVTVEDAQGHFSAKGGIGGGGAPSDVRELVAGHSYVELGADGTVRAIHFDPRMSPLGQNLLRDMLSLRSMRLSGLVQDGGSWTSEEEDFNGRYSAPYTLELPEEGLARITKGTRTYAASGSTQKLTKVAPLVRALPATGGELVLELATFQPRSLRSHVEVELVASSRTIGQSLSHLELTPAGQAAVAAVDARKLQEDFSARTARGVRPGDLAARDADARIEERIQREELGSETWASLLEKAGESSPDRAKLFLKFKALFLLHPEACRDASALLATSKGPHETTFQLVAGALASAGTPEAQHALVAAIDATSDRLPHQRTLSSLLGTVSKPTPDSESLLRSLVKGHAQDEVRDTARLALGNVARSLQGQDPQRAERLVQDSIAFAQSASSQQERVVALQALGNTGAPQGLEVLARTVKEPDATLRQTGASALRFIESDEAERMLLELATRDASDRVRGEAVSALSFRTLSPQTVAELRQQVRKDPSESVRQLLVKVLADEAPRYADITLTLEEVSRNDASASVRKLATLVLLRLNASEG